The following nucleotide sequence is from Apium graveolens cultivar Ventura chromosome 4, ASM990537v1, whole genome shotgun sequence.
gtgattgccacaaatgcCCTCGTGTACTTCCCTTAGGATGTAGTTGCATTCATCTCCATCTATGCATTTGAGGAGAGGCACACTGAACCCTCTTCTGTATAGAATCCCGTCGTATATCACATAGCGGGTTGCTTTGTATTTTATCCTCCTTGCCTCATTCTTTTCGTCCGGAAGTGAACCTTCTTTTATGTATGCTAGAATAGATGTCATCCACGTGGGGCCGAGCTCATTACTGAGGCTGCCCACCTCGTGCTCGGGCACACTAGGTTGCCTCTGTATATCAAGGGGCACGGTCTCTAGCAAAGTGCTCTTGCGGTGTGAGCCGAGCTTAGCTAGCTCGTCCGCGCCTTCATTCTGCCCACGCGGGATTAGTTCCAGCCTCACCTCGTTGAACCTCGCGATTATCCTCTGTGCGCACTTCAGGTAAAGCTCTGTTCTCGGCCCCTTAGCTTGATACCCCCCGTTTATCTGATAGACCACAATCATGGAGTCACTAAACACATTCAAATTCTCGACCTTCATTTCCAAAGCTAGCTTGAGACCGTTGATCAGGGCCTCATACTCTGCATCATTGTTGGTTGCATGAAAGGCCAGATGGGTCGCACGTCTGATCTTGTGCGCCTCTGGGCTGATTAGCTCAATTCCAGCTCCTGCTCCATCACCGTTAGAGGCTCCATCCACAAATAGGCTCCACCATGGGGCACTAATTTGTCTCTCCAGTCCAACTTCTTCTGTGCAAGGTATAACAACAAGGGCTCCCGGCTCCACTTCTTGATGTTGAGGAAATTCTAGCACAAAATCGGCCAGGGCTTGGCCTTTGATCGCAGTCcttggcttataatccacctcgaATTGGCCGAGCTCAACCGTCCACTTCAACATTCAACCAGAAGACTCTGGTTTATGCATCACTTATCTGAGGGGGTAGGAGGTTCGCACTTCTATCTTGTGTGCCTGAAAATAGGGCCTGAGTTTTCGGGAGGCCAGGATCAGAGCATATGCTAGCTTTTCGAGGCTTGTGTATCGAGTCTCGGCATCGGCTAGccttttactcacataatataccGGGAGCTGGACACCATCCTCCTCTCGGACTAATACCGCACTTATTGCAAAGTCGGAGACAGCCAAGTATAGGATCAAAGTTTCTCCTGCCTTTGGGTTGGACAACATTGGAGGGTTGCTGAGATGCTTCTTTATGTTCTGAAAGGCTTCCTCACATTCTTCGCTCAACTTAAAATTCCTCCCCGCTCCTTTAATTGCTTTGAAGAACTCTTGGCATTTATCGGAGGATTCTGAGACGAAGCGGTTCAAGGCAGCCACTCGTCCCGTTAAGCTTTGAACATCCTTCACCCGTCGAGGGGATCTCATCTCGAGTAGGGCTTGTATCTTGGCTGGGTTGGACTCAATGCCTCTATGGTTGATaataaatcccaaaaacttccctgattcaaccccaaacACACATTTCTGGGGGTTGAGCTTCATTCTGTACTCCCTTAGGATCTGGAACATTTCTTCCAGGTGGCGGACATGATCCCTCGCTTCTTTCGACTTCACCaacatgtcatctacataggCCTCCATAGTCTTCCCCAATTGATGTTTGAACATCTTATTCACCAGCCTCTGATAGGTTGCCCCCGCATTAAGGAGCCTAAAGGGCATCCCGATATAACAGTAAAGGCCCCGATCAGTAATaaaggaggtgtgctcctgatctggcccatacatggggatttggttatatcccgaataagcatccataaaACTAAGCAATGCATACCCAGCCGTGGAATCAACCAGCTGGTCGATTCGGGGTAGAGGAAAGCTGTCCTTAGGGCAAGCTTTGTTCAGGTCGGTGAAGtctacacatgtcctccacttgcCATTGGGCTTCTTGACAAGCACGGGGTTGGCCAGCCACACGGGGTAGAAGGCTTCTCTCACAAGTCCTGCCTCCATTAATCTATCCACTTCTTCTCTGAGGGCCTCTGC
It contains:
- the LOC141719919 gene encoding uncharacterized protein LOC141719919, encoding MDLPNRITRTVTATSERSINPARAHQPELKDMEGLTITEMGKSSEARADLDPRMPPMVERAGAAEDTIPILVDPNDPSKVLRIGSNLSFDLREDLARFLRENLDVFAWSHSDMIGIDPNVMCRWLNLDPKKKGVRQKRRPISGERAEALREEVDRLMEAGLVREAFYPVWLANPVLVKKPNGKWRTCVDFTDLNKACPKDSFPLPRIDQLVDSTAGLLNAGATYQRLVNKMFKHQLGKTMEAYVDDMLVKSKEARDHVRHLEEMFQILREYRMKLNPQKCVFGVESGKFLGFIINHRGIESNPAKIQALLEMRSPRRVKDVQSLTGRVAALNRFVSESSDKCQEFFKAIKGAGRNFKLSEECEEAFQNIKKHLSNPPMLSNPKAGETLILYLAVSDFAISAVLVREEDGVQLPWTVELGQFEVDYKPRTAIKGQALADFVLEFPQHQEVEPGALVVIPCTEEVGLERQISAPWWSLFVDGASNGDGAGAGIELISPEAHKIRRATHLAFHATNNDAEYEALINGLKLALEMKVENLNVFSDSMIVVYQINGGYQAKGPRTELYLKCAQRIIARFNEVRLELIPRGQNEGADELAKLGSHRKSTLLETVPLDIQRQPSVPEHEVGSLSNELGPTWMTSILAYIKEGSLPDEKNEARRIKYKATRYVIYDGILYRRGFSVPLLKCIDGDECNYILRELEEKKGAWPEELAQVLWSYNTTPRTTTRETPFSLVYGCEAMVPVEVGAGSF